In Flavobacterium sp. CS20, a single window of DNA contains:
- a CDS encoding DUF5686 and carboxypeptidase-like regulatory domain-containing protein, whose product MNKFYFTYFVLFCGFLSLAQTKVSGYVYDESDEPVPYANVIFKDSRVGTITDENGKFYLQSDNDYEAIEVSFMGYKTYTLPLNKSATYDIEIKLESDAEALSEVTIYTGKTSKKNNPAIDILRKIWENRRDNGVKKFKQYQYDKYEKIQFDLNTIDSALIKSRLFKGMEFIFTQTDTNEVTGKTYLPIFINESVSKVYGDNIIDKEKEVLQGNKNSGFSNNQNLIAFIKDLYAEYNVYDNYIKIFDKSFVSPLSTTGIDNYNYVLADSTFIGNKWTYHIVYYPRRKNELTFKGDFWVNDTTWAIKKINLAMTKSANINWVKDVYIEQEFDVLNDSIFLMTRDYFMTDFTFRKKEDSRGVYGKRTTLYDNYKFDVKKDKEFYDRQTDPYKEQVFNRDSIFWAKNRLEPLNKDEKEIYTLVDTLKTVKAFKQVYDVATVLATNYYGFDGWDFGPVFSTFGYNDIEGLRLRVGGRTYFSQNDTWRLQGFTAYGFKDDKFKYGISGKVMLDRKSRLILSAGNRRDVEQLGGSLTSSNDVLGRSLLSGTPLTLSANNTLTNINLSSLALQFDPFYNFNLRLEGNYRTLVGADTNVFSLAFYTDEARTQRQEKITQTELSLTANYTPNRKATGYGVEQYVVNPGKYPEFMLKYSKGLKGVIDSDFDYDRLQLLYRQPILMGGFGRFTSTIEAGKTFGGVPLGLLNVVPGNETLFSIEGTFPLLDYYEFVTDEYVSLHMEHNFNGRLFARIPLLRDLDLREIVTFRSMYGKLSNESIMLNASTSNPVLLAPDQNVYYSYSFGIGNIFRVFRIDFHFRGNYFDIQDSRTFGITGAFGFYF is encoded by the coding sequence ATGAATAAATTTTATTTTACATATTTTGTTTTATTTTGCGGGTTTCTTTCATTAGCCCAAACCAAAGTCAGCGGTTATGTTTATGACGAATCTGACGAACCAGTTCCATACGCCAACGTTATTTTTAAAGATTCAAGAGTTGGCACCATCACTGACGAAAACGGAAAATTTTATCTCCAATCAGATAATGATTATGAAGCCATAGAAGTGTCTTTTATGGGTTATAAAACTTACACTTTACCCTTAAACAAAAGTGCAACTTATGATATCGAAATCAAATTGGAGTCAGACGCAGAAGCCCTGTCTGAAGTTACGATTTATACAGGTAAAACATCCAAGAAAAACAATCCCGCTATTGATATTTTGAGGAAAATTTGGGAAAACCGAAGAGACAACGGTGTCAAAAAGTTTAAGCAATACCAATACGACAAGTATGAAAAAATTCAATTTGACCTTAATACCATTGATAGTGCTTTAATCAAAAGCCGACTGTTTAAAGGCATGGAGTTTATTTTTACCCAAACCGATACCAATGAAGTTACAGGCAAAACTTATTTGCCCATTTTTATCAATGAATCGGTTTCTAAAGTTTACGGCGATAACATCATCGATAAAGAAAAAGAAGTCTTACAGGGTAACAAAAACTCAGGTTTTAGCAACAACCAAAATCTTATCGCATTCATCAAAGATTTGTATGCAGAATATAATGTTTATGACAATTACATCAAGATTTTTGATAAAAGTTTTGTCAGTCCATTATCAACCACTGGCATAGATAATTACAACTATGTTTTGGCTGATAGCACATTTATTGGCAACAAATGGACTTACCACATTGTTTATTACCCCAGACGAAAAAACGAATTGACCTTTAAGGGTGATTTTTGGGTCAATGATACCACTTGGGCTATCAAAAAAATCAATTTGGCAATGACCAAAAGTGCCAACATCAACTGGGTAAAGGATGTTTATATAGAACAAGAATTTGACGTGCTTAACGATTCTATTTTCTTAATGACACGTGACTATTTTATGACTGATTTTACCTTTAGAAAAAAAGAAGATTCTCGTGGTGTTTACGGTAAACGCACAACCTTATATGATAACTATAAATTTGATGTAAAAAAAGACAAAGAATTTTACGATAGACAAACCGATCCATACAAAGAACAAGTCTTTAATCGCGATAGTATTTTTTGGGCAAAAAACCGTTTAGAACCACTCAACAAAGACGAAAAAGAAATATACACCTTAGTTGACACCTTAAAAACAGTTAAAGCCTTTAAACAAGTTTATGATGTTGCCACCGTTTTGGCAACCAACTATTATGGCTTTGACGGTTGGGATTTTGGTCCAGTATTTTCCACATTCGGATATAATGATATTGAAGGTTTGCGTTTAAGAGTTGGCGGAAGAACTTATTTTAGTCAAAATGATACTTGGCGTTTGCAAGGTTTTACCGCCTATGGTTTCAAGGATGATAAATTCAAATACGGCATATCTGGTAAAGTTATGCTAGACCGCAAATCTAGACTCATTCTTTCGGCAGGAAACCGTCGTGATGTAGAACAACTCGGGGGAAGCTTAACCAGCTCAAATGATGTTTTAGGAAGGAGTTTGTTGTCTGGTACACCTTTAACCCTTTCGGCAAACAACACCTTAACCAATATCAATCTATCGAGTCTCGCTCTTCAGTTTGATCCTTTTTATAACTTCAATTTGCGTTTAGAAGGCAACTATAGAACCTTAGTTGGTGCTGATACAAATGTGTTTAGCTTAGCTTTTTATACAGACGAAGCCAGAACTCAACGTCAAGAAAAAATCACTCAAACCGAACTTTCTTTAACCGCAAATTATACTCCAAACAGAAAAGCAACAGGTTATGGAGTTGAGCAATACGTGGTTAACCCTGGAAAATATCCAGAGTTTATGCTCAAATATTCCAAAGGTTTAAAAGGCGTTATTGATAGCGATTTTGATTACGACCGATTACAACTCCTTTACAGACAACCTATTTTAATGGGCGGATTTGGGCGGTTTACTTCAACAATTGAAGCAGGAAAAACCTTTGGTGGCGTACCACTCGGATTGCTTAATGTCGTCCCAGGCAATGAAACCTTATTTTCTATAGAAGGAACTTTTCCCTTGTTGGATTACTATGAATTTGTAACCGATGAATATGTCAGCCTTCATATGGAGCATAATTTTAACGGTAGGCTTTTTGCCAGAATTCCTCTGTTAAGAGATTTAGATTTAAGAGAAATCGTCACTTTCAGAAGTATGTATGGCAAATTGTCTAACGAAAGTATAATGCTCAACGCTTCAACATCAAACCCTGTCTTATTGGCTCCAGACCAAAATGTTTACTATTCTTATAGTTTTGGAATAGGCAATATTTTCAGAGTTTTTAGGATTGACTTTCACTTTAGAGGCAACTATTTTGATATTCAAGATTCGAGAACTTTTGGAATTACTGGTGCTTTTGGGTTTTATTTTTAA
- the mrdA gene encoding penicillin-binding protein 2, whose product MRRFFPYILIFFSALIFLIRLLYLQVFSDSYTDISENLAIKVEYDYPQRGYIYDRNGVLLAGNQPAYDVMLVPRDLDAFDTVELAKLLSLDKKTLIKRIEKAKRYSYYAPSLITAQLTKSEYAYLQENMYKFEGFYIQKRSLRDYQLDLGANFLGYIQEVSNKDIREKPYYHSGDLIGRQGVEQYYEKKLRGVRGVKYIQKDRFNNDLGSFKNGQYDTLPQKGKDLTIAIDAKLQAYGKKLMKNKRGGIVAIEPQSGEILTLITEPTYEPSFLIGRKRSRNYTKLYYDTITKPLYNRALQAQYAPGSPFKVLTGLIALQEGAVDIKDSYTCYGGFQYARGKVLGCHHHPNPINMITGIAHSCNSYFSRIYLNTINNFETPQQGIEVWHNHLKSFGLGQYLGYDLPIGRKGFIPDSSYYNRMYNYPTYKWYATATISNAIGQGEVLATPIQLANMTATIANRGWYIKPHILKSIEGNAIKDTTYTKKHYTTIDKKHFEPIVEGMHQVYKYGTAKYLQIPGIEIGGKTGTAENKKVIDGKVVQLKDHSIFVAFAPVDNPKIAIAVFIEHGYWGSRYAGRIASLMIERYIKGKITRTDMETWLLENSPKEDYEKIDFMVKNDSILENLNLNE is encoded by the coding sequence ATGAGAAGATTTTTTCCATATATATTGATTTTTTTTTCAGCTCTAATATTCCTTATAAGACTGTTGTACCTTCAGGTTTTTAGTGATTCTTATACAGATATATCAGAAAACTTAGCTATTAAAGTGGAATACGATTATCCACAACGTGGCTATATTTATGATAGAAATGGGGTTTTGCTTGCTGGCAATCAACCAGCCTACGACGTCATGCTTGTCCCCAGAGACCTTGATGCTTTTGACACAGTAGAATTGGCAAAGCTTTTAAGTTTAGATAAAAAAACGCTAATCAAAAGAATAGAAAAAGCCAAACGATATTCTTATTATGCACCTTCGCTGATAACCGCACAACTCACAAAATCTGAATATGCTTATCTACAAGAAAACATGTATAAATTTGAGGGTTTTTACATTCAAAAACGTTCTTTAAGAGATTATCAATTAGATTTAGGAGCAAACTTTTTGGGATATATCCAAGAAGTCTCCAATAAAGATATTAGAGAAAAACCTTACTATCACTCTGGAGATTTAATTGGGCGACAAGGTGTAGAACAGTATTACGAAAAAAAATTAAGAGGTGTAAGAGGTGTAAAATACATACAAAAAGACCGATTTAATAATGATTTAGGCTCTTTTAAAAACGGTCAATATGATACCTTACCTCAAAAAGGAAAAGACTTAACGATAGCTATTGATGCCAAACTTCAGGCTTATGGCAAAAAATTGATGAAAAATAAACGAGGTGGAATTGTTGCTATCGAGCCTCAGTCAGGAGAAATATTGACTTTAATCACTGAACCAACTTATGAACCAAGTTTTCTTATTGGCAGAAAACGATCGAGAAATTATACGAAATTATATTACGACACCATTACCAAACCCCTATACAACAGAGCTTTGCAAGCACAATACGCTCCAGGCTCGCCTTTTAAAGTCTTGACGGGTCTTATAGCTTTACAAGAAGGTGCTGTAGATATTAAGGACAGCTACACTTGCTACGGTGGGTTTCAATACGCAAGAGGAAAAGTCTTAGGGTGTCATCATCATCCCAATCCTATCAATATGATAACGGGAATTGCACATTCTTGTAATTCTTATTTTTCGCGAATTTATCTCAATACTATCAACAATTTTGAAACTCCACAACAAGGTATAGAAGTTTGGCACAATCATCTGAAAAGTTTTGGTTTAGGTCAATATTTAGGTTATGACTTACCCATTGGTCGTAAGGGGTTTATTCCCGATTCATCCTATTACAACCGAATGTATAATTACCCGACTTATAAATGGTATGCAACAGCCACTATTTCAAATGCCATCGGTCAAGGCGAAGTTTTAGCTACACCTATTCAATTAGCAAACATGACAGCGACTATTGCTAATCGAGGTTGGTATATCAAACCGCATATTTTAAAATCTATTGAAGGCAATGCTATAAAAGATACAACTTATACCAAAAAACATTACACCACAATTGACAAAAAACATTTTGAGCCTATTGTAGAAGGGATGCATCAAGTTTATAAATATGGAACTGCAAAATATTTACAAATCCCTGGCATAGAAATAGGAGGAAAAACAGGAACGGCAGAAAACAAAAAAGTAATAGATGGTAAAGTTGTTCAACTTAAAGACCATTCCATTTTTGTGGCTTTTGCTCCAGTAGATAATCCAAAGATAGCTATTGCTGTATTTATTGAACACGGCTATTGGGGTTCGCGTTATGCTGGTAGAATAGCCAGTTTGATGATTGAAAGATACATAAAAGGTAAAATTACAAGAACTGATATGGAAACTTGGCTTTTAGAAAATAGCCCTAAAGAAGATTATGAAAAAATAGATTTTATGGTCAAAAATGATAGCATTTTAGAGAATCTTAATCTCAATGAATAA
- a CDS encoding electron transfer flavoprotein subunit beta/FixA family protein, with translation MKILVCISHVPDTTSKINFKDNDTAFDTNGVQFVIGPNEEFGLTRAMWFKEKQGASIDVVTVGEKDAEPTMRKALAIGADKAIRVDAKPVDAFQVAQEIADVAKNGDYDLIIAGRESIDYNGGMVPGMVAKMIGATFVNTCVSLEVEDQKATAIREIDGGKETLTCDLPLVVGGQKGLVEEKDLRIPNMRGIMMARKKPLEVKDPVAENSLVEFKKFSKPAPKGEIKMIDAENLDELIDLLHNEAKVI, from the coding sequence ATGAAAATATTAGTATGTATAAGTCATGTTCCTGACACGACGTCTAAAATTAATTTTAAGGATAACGACACTGCTTTTGACACAAATGGTGTTCAATTTGTGATTGGTCCCAATGAAGAGTTTGGTTTAACCCGTGCTATGTGGTTTAAAGAAAAGCAAGGAGCATCTATAGATGTGGTTACTGTTGGCGAAAAAGATGCTGAACCAACTATGAGAAAAGCACTTGCTATTGGTGCAGACAAAGCGATACGAGTTGATGCTAAGCCCGTAGATGCGTTTCAAGTGGCTCAAGAAATTGCCGATGTAGCCAAAAATGGCGACTATGATTTGATCATTGCTGGTCGAGAATCTATTGATTACAACGGTGGCATGGTGCCTGGTATGGTGGCTAAAATGATAGGTGCTACTTTTGTCAACACCTGTGTGTCTTTAGAAGTAGAAGACCAAAAAGCTACAGCTATCAGAGAAATTGACGGTGGTAAAGAAACATTAACTTGCGATTTACCATTAGTTGTTGGAGGTCAAAAAGGTTTGGTAGAAGAAAAAGATTTGCGCATCCCAAATATGCGTGGCATCATGATGGCAAGAAAAAAACCTTTGGAAGTTAAAGACCCTGTTGCCGAAAATTCGTTAGTTGAATTTAAAAAATTCAGTAAACCTGCACCAAAAGGTGAAATCAAAATGATTGATGCTGAAAATTTAGATGAACTAATTGATTTACTTCACAACGAAGCTAAAGTGATTTAA
- a CDS encoding electron transfer flavoprotein subunit alpha/FixB family protein codes for MSILIYAESENKKLKKVAYEVASYAASIAEKTQDDVVAVTINAENTDSLGQYGVNKVLNVQNESLDKFNVESYSEILTKAVRETNADIVVLSQSDNAKYIAPLLSVVLKAGYASNVVELPETENGFQVKRNVFTNKAFGMAEVTTDKKIIGLSSNAFGLHEKETNVETVDFSPELSDTKIEVKSVDKNKDKVSIADAEIVVSGGRGLKGPENWGMIEELAEVLGAATACSKPVSDMGWRPHSEHVGQTGKPVVANLYIAIGISGAIQHLAGINASKTKVVINIDEEAPFFKVADYGIVGDAFEVVPRLTEKLKEFKANNA; via the coding sequence ATGTCAATACTTATATACGCAGAATCAGAAAACAAAAAGCTAAAAAAAGTGGCTTATGAAGTGGCTTCTTATGCGGCTTCAATCGCTGAAAAAACACAAGACGATGTTGTAGCAGTAACCATAAATGCTGAAAACACTGACAGTTTAGGACAATATGGTGTGAACAAAGTTTTAAATGTTCAAAATGAAAGTTTAGATAAATTTAATGTAGAAAGCTATTCAGAAATTTTGACCAAAGCTGTTAGAGAAACCAATGCTGACATTGTGGTCTTAAGCCAAAGTGATAATGCCAAATATATAGCACCTTTACTTTCGGTTGTTCTAAAAGCAGGTTATGCTTCAAATGTGGTTGAACTTCCTGAAACTGAAAATGGTTTTCAAGTCAAACGAAACGTATTTACCAACAAAGCTTTTGGTATGGCTGAAGTCACTACAGATAAAAAAATTATCGGACTTTCTAGCAACGCTTTTGGATTGCATGAAAAAGAAACAAACGTTGAAACAGTCGATTTTAGTCCAGAACTTTCAGACACAAAAATTGAAGTTAAATCTGTCGATAAAAACAAAGATAAAGTTAGCATAGCCGATGCAGAAATAGTAGTTTCTGGCGGGCGTGGTTTAAAAGGACCAGAAAATTGGGGTATGATTGAAGAACTAGCCGAAGTGCTTGGTGCAGCTACGGCTTGTTCAAAACCAGTGAGTGATATGGGTTGGCGTCCACATAGTGAGCACGTCGGTCAAACAGGAAAACCCGTAGTCGCAAATCTGTACATTGCCATTGGAATTTCAGGTGCCATTCAGCACTTAGCGGGAATCAACGCTTCAAAAACAAAAGTAGTCATCAACATTGATGAAGAAGCCCCATTCTTTAAGGTCGCCGATTATGGTATAGTTGGCGATGCTTTTGAAGTTGTGCCTAGATTGACTGAAAAATTAAAGGAATTTAAGGCTAATAACGCTTAA
- a CDS encoding pyruvate dehydrogenase complex E1 component subunit beta, with amino-acid sequence MRTIQFREAVCEAMSEEMRADKSVYLMGEEVAEYNGAYKASKGMLDEFGPERVIDTPISELGFSGIGIGSAMNGNRPIIEFMTFNFSLVGIDQIINNAAKIRQMSGGQINIPIVFRGPTASAGQLGATHSQAFENWYANTPGLKVVVPSNPYDAKGLLKSAIRDDDPVIFMESEQMYGDKGEVPEEEYTIPIGKADIKREGEDVTIVSFGKIIKEAYKAAEELEKDGVSCEIVDIRTVRPLDYEAIVNSVKKTNRLVCLEEALPFGNVSTEIAYHIQHYAFDYLDAPIIKLNTADTPAPYSPVLLKEWLPNHEDVIKAVKKVMYI; translated from the coding sequence ATGAGAACAATACAATTTAGAGAAGCGGTTTGTGAAGCCATGAGTGAAGAGATGCGAGCTGACAAATCGGTTTATTTAATGGGTGAAGAAGTCGCGGAATATAACGGAGCTTACAAAGCTTCAAAAGGCATGTTAGACGAATTTGGTCCAGAGCGTGTGATTGATACGCCGATATCTGAACTCGGTTTTAGTGGTATAGGTATTGGTTCAGCTATGAATGGCAATCGACCTATTATTGAATTTATGACTTTTAACTTTTCATTAGTTGGAATTGATCAAATCATCAATAACGCTGCAAAAATACGTCAGATGTCAGGTGGTCAAATCAATATCCCTATTGTTTTTAGAGGGCCAACAGCTTCGGCTGGTCAACTTGGAGCAACGCACTCACAAGCTTTTGAAAATTGGTATGCCAATACACCAGGTCTTAAAGTCGTTGTGCCTTCAAATCCTTATGACGCTAAAGGGCTTTTAAAATCAGCTATTAGAGATGATGACCCTGTCATTTTTATGGAAAGCGAGCAAATGTATGGAGACAAAGGTGAAGTGCCAGAAGAAGAATATACCATTCCGATTGGTAAAGCCGATATCAAAAGAGAAGGTGAAGATGTGACCATTGTTTCTTTCGGAAAAATTATCAAAGAAGCCTACAAAGCCGCTGAAGAATTAGAAAAAGATGGCGTCTCTTGCGAGATTGTAGATATAAGAACCGTTAGACCTTTAGATTATGAAGCGATTGTAAATTCAGTAAAAAAAACCAATCGTTTAGTATGTCTTGAAGAAGCTTTACCTTTTGGTAATGTTTCTACTGAAATTGCATATCATATTCAGCATTATGCATTTGATTATCTCGATGCACCAATCATTAAACTCAATACGGCTGATACACCTGCACCGTATTCACCCGTTTTACTTAAAGAATGGTTGCCAAATCATGAAGATGTGATTAAAGCGGTGAAAAAAGTAATGTATATTTAA
- a CDS encoding NupC/NupG family nucleoside CNT transporter has protein sequence MKIYAFLLLCFVLVITTSKLKAQNNQLDSLQTQNDSIQSFTSTEKTLKIGDIEKAPQKIIPIEGFSFKSLWRGLLGMFVLLTIAFAFSANRKVISWRTVIIGLILQLILAFGILEIEWVKAIFDFVGNIFVQILNFTAAGDEFLLGDLMDQDTYGYIFLFQVLPTIIFFSALTSILFYLGIIQVVVRGLAWLLSKALGVSGAEALSVAGNIFLGQTESPLMIKAYLERMTRSEILLVMIGGMATVAGGVLVAYIGFLGGNNPAMRLEFARHLLAASVMVAPGAIVISKILYPQQAKVDNSAEVSMDKIGSNILDAIANGTTEGLRLAANVGAMLLVFVALIAMINYGLDAFGGLVGLNDFVAQNTPYEKFSLEAILGTIFYPVMWLIGVAKEDSMLMGQLLGIKLVASEFVGYIQLAELKDLGSAIHFKYEKSIIMATYMLCGFANFASIGIQIGGIGSLAPGQRKTLSQFGMRALLGGTLASLMSATIAGMILG, from the coding sequence ATGAAAATATACGCCTTTCTCCTTTTATGTTTTGTTTTGGTTATAACCACTTCAAAATTAAAAGCCCAAAACAACCAACTTGATTCTTTACAAACACAAAATGACAGCATCCAATCATTTACCTCAACAGAAAAAACACTAAAGATAGGTGATATTGAAAAAGCACCACAAAAAATTATTCCTATAGAAGGCTTTAGCTTTAAAAGTTTGTGGCGTGGTCTTTTAGGAATGTTTGTTTTGTTGACTATTGCATTTGCTTTTAGTGCCAATCGAAAAGTCATCAGTTGGCGTACGGTTATTATTGGGTTAATTTTACAGTTGATATTGGCTTTTGGTATTTTAGAAATAGAATGGGTAAAAGCTATTTTTGATTTTGTCGGCAATATTTTTGTTCAAATCTTAAACTTTACAGCAGCTGGCGACGAATTTTTGTTGGGTGATTTGATGGATCAAGACACTTATGGTTATATCTTTTTGTTTCAAGTTTTACCAACCATCATTTTTTTCTCGGCTTTAACTTCAATTTTATTTTATCTCGGCATCATACAAGTTGTTGTTCGTGGTTTAGCCTGGCTTCTTTCTAAAGCTTTAGGCGTTTCAGGTGCTGAAGCTTTAAGCGTTGCTGGTAATATTTTTCTCGGGCAAACCGAATCACCTTTAATGATAAAAGCTTATCTAGAACGCATGACACGTTCAGAAATTTTATTAGTAATGATTGGTGGTATGGCTACAGTAGCAGGTGGTGTTTTAGTCGCTTATATCGGTTTTTTAGGTGGTAATAATCCAGCTATGCGATTAGAGTTTGCAAGGCATTTATTAGCCGCTTCGGTAATGGTCGCACCTGGTGCTATTGTCATTTCAAAAATTCTTTATCCGCAACAAGCTAAAGTTGACAATTCAGCAGAAGTATCTATGGATAAAATTGGCTCTAATATTTTAGATGCCATTGCCAATGGCACAACCGAAGGCTTGCGATTGGCCGCTAATGTTGGTGCAATGCTATTGGTATTTGTGGCTTTAATTGCTATGATCAATTACGGGTTAGACGCTTTTGGCGGTCTTGTAGGTTTAAACGATTTTGTAGCTCAAAACACACCATATGAAAAATTTTCTCTCGAAGCTATATTAGGCACTATTTTTTATCCTGTAATGTGGTTAATAGGTGTTGCAAAAGAAGATTCAATGTTGATGGGACAACTTTTAGGTATAAAACTGGTTGCCAGTGAATTTGTTGGCTATATTCAATTGGCTGAGCTAAAGGATTTGGGTAGTGCTATTCATTTTAAATATGAAAAGTCTATCATTATGGCGACTTATATGCTTTGTGGTTTTGCCAACTTTGCTTCTATTGGTATTCAGATTGGTGGTATTGGGTCTTTAGCACCAGGGCAACGCAAAACTTTATCACAGTTTGGTATGCGTGCTTTGCTTGGTGGCACATTAGCATCACTGATGTCTGCAACAATAGCTGGAATGATTTTAGGCTGA
- a CDS encoding bifunctional nuclease family protein translates to MDLVQLDIKGISYSQTQTGAYALLLSEIGGSRQLPIVIGAFEAQSIAIALEKDIKPPRPLTHDLFKTFSDSFDITIQKVIIHKLVDGIFYASLICKKGKNEKTIDARTSDAIALALRFKAPIFTYKNILDKAGIQLKTSTSSSQTQSPKSKVETEIKSSFDLKSLSLKDLNKLLEDAVQNEEYEKATQIRDEISKRS, encoded by the coding sequence ATGGATTTAGTGCAATTAGACATTAAAGGAATTTCTTATAGTCAGACTCAGACTGGTGCCTATGCTTTATTGCTTAGCGAAATTGGTGGTTCAAGGCAATTGCCTATTGTTATTGGTGCTTTTGAAGCCCAATCTATTGCCATTGCTTTAGAAAAAGACATCAAGCCACCAAGACCATTGACCCATGATTTGTTCAAAACCTTTTCAGATAGCTTTGATATCACAATTCAAAAAGTCATTATTCATAAGCTTGTTGATGGTATTTTTTACGCCAGTTTAATATGTAAAAAGGGTAAAAATGAAAAAACTATCGATGCCAGGACAAGTGATGCTATTGCTTTGGCATTACGTTTTAAAGCACCTATTTTTACTTATAAAAACATATTGGATAAAGCAGGTATTCAATTGAAAACCTCAACATCTTCAAGCCAAACTCAATCCCCAAAATCAAAAGTTGAAACCGAAATTAAATCCAGTTTTGATTTAAAAAGTTTAAGTTTGAAAGATTTAAATAAATTACTTGAAGATGCCGTTCAAAATGAAGAATACGAAAAGGCGACTCAAATTAGAGATGAAATATCCAAAAGAAGTTAA
- the rodA gene encoding rod shape-determining protein RodA, translating to MNNTFFKIDWLSILLFTLLVGLGWLSIYSTTLTDAEAKNYFDLSTFYGKQLLWIILSFVIILFVLTIESKFYERFSSIIYVFSLILLLGLLFFGKTINGQTAWYSFGSFSLQPAEFAKATVVLAVAKYLSGLNVNINKFRHQVNVFLIIAIPVLLILLQPDTGSALVYFSLLIALYREGLPGFYIWGVILAITIFVGVLVLGSTLTSIAFGLIFISIIYFRKKRKNSILKPVLIGILCFGFIFSVNFIYNSVLKPHQKERFEVLINPNADTKSSGYNLYQSEVAIGSGGLTGKGFLNGTQKQGKFVPEQHTDYIFTTVGEEFGFVGSAIVVLLFVAFLSRILYLAERQKRTFSRVYGYGVFGIIFIHFFVNIGMVTGLIPTIGIPLPFFSYGGSGLWGFTILIFIFLKLDADRQKLGS from the coding sequence ATGAATAATACTTTTTTTAAGATAGATTGGTTAAGCATTTTGCTTTTTACATTGTTAGTTGGACTTGGGTGGTTGAGTATTTATTCTACAACTTTGACCGACGCCGAAGCTAAGAACTACTTCGATTTATCTACTTTTTATGGAAAACAATTACTTTGGATTATCTTAAGTTTTGTCATCATTCTTTTTGTTTTAACCATTGAAAGCAAATTTTATGAACGTTTCAGCTCTATCATTTATGTTTTTTCTCTCATACTTTTGCTGGGTTTATTGTTTTTTGGAAAAACCATAAATGGTCAAACGGCGTGGTATTCTTTTGGAAGTTTTAGTTTGCAACCTGCCGAATTTGCAAAAGCAACAGTTGTTCTCGCCGTGGCTAAATATTTAAGTGGTCTTAATGTAAATATCAACAAATTCAGACATCAAGTCAATGTTTTTTTAATCATAGCTATTCCCGTTTTACTTATACTTTTGCAACCCGATACAGGTAGTGCTTTGGTTTATTTTTCTTTGCTTATAGCTTTATATAGAGAAGGTTTGCCAGGGTTTTACATTTGGGGTGTTATACTTGCTATAACTATTTTTGTAGGCGTATTAGTATTAGGTTCAACCCTTACATCTATTGCATTTGGCCTTATCTTTATAAGCATTATTTATTTTAGAAAAAAAAGGAAAAACAGTATTTTAAAACCCGTTTTAATAGGTATTTTATGTTTCGGCTTTATTTTTAGTGTGAATTTTATTTATAATTCAGTATTGAAACCCCACCAAAAAGAACGCTTTGAAGTGCTAATAAACCCTAATGCAGACACAAAAAGTAGCGGTTATAATTTATATCAAAGTGAAGTGGCTATCGGAAGTGGTGGATTGACAGGCAAAGGTTTTTTAAACGGCACTCAAAAACAGGGCAAATTTGTACCTGAACAACATACTGATTATATTTTTACAACCGTCGGTGAAGAATTTGGGTTTGTTGGAAGTGCAATTGTTGTTCTGCTTTTTGTAGCTTTTTTAAGTCGAATACTATATCTTGCTGAACGTCAAAAAAGAACTTTTAGTCGGGTTTACGGCTATGGCGTGTTCGGTATAATATTTATTCATTTTTTTGTAAACATCGGGATGGTTACAGGATTGATTCCCACCATTGGAATTCCGTTGCCTTTTTTTAGTTATGGTGGTTCAGGCTTATGGGGATTTACAATTTTGATTTTTATCTTTTTAAAACTTGATGCCGATAGACAAAAATTGGGGAGCTAA